A single window of Brevundimonas vitisensis DNA harbors:
- a CDS encoding enoyl-CoA hydratase: MTDKILSRKDGPIGHMIFNNPDKLNAISLEMWEGMSTIMADFESDPVIRVIVISGAGGVSFIAGADVSKYEEERMGENAQEHYAQTGERGLSAIYNSTKVTIAAIDGWCIGGGISVAVSCDLRYCSSKSKFGQPAMRYGIGYRYKSLSRLVDIIGVPASKDMLLGGLQFTAEEAYAKGLVGRVLAEGEEFDAFIKKTASQIAGGAPLTAEQIKYTLATILKDPADRDLAKCEEMFQTCYASSDYKEGIRAFAEKRKPVFTGS, translated from the coding sequence ATGACCGACAAGATTCTGAGCCGCAAGGACGGCCCGATCGGCCACATGATCTTCAACAACCCCGACAAGCTGAACGCCATCTCGCTGGAGATGTGGGAGGGGATGTCGACCATCATGGCCGACTTCGAGAGCGATCCGGTCATCCGCGTCATCGTGATATCGGGCGCGGGGGGCGTATCCTTCATCGCCGGCGCCGACGTCTCGAAATACGAGGAAGAGCGGATGGGCGAGAATGCTCAGGAGCACTATGCGCAGACCGGCGAGCGCGGCCTGTCGGCCATCTATAATTCGACCAAGGTGACGATCGCGGCCATCGACGGCTGGTGCATCGGCGGGGGCATCTCGGTCGCGGTGTCCTGCGACCTGCGCTACTGCTCGTCCAAATCGAAGTTCGGCCAGCCGGCCATGCGCTACGGGATCGGCTATCGCTACAAGAGCCTGTCGCGGCTGGTGGACATCATCGGCGTACCCGCATCCAAGGATATGCTGCTGGGCGGGCTGCAGTTCACCGCCGAGGAGGCCTACGCCAAGGGGCTGGTCGGACGGGTGCTGGCGGAGGGCGAGGAATTCGATGCCTTCATCAAGAAGACGGCGTCCCAGATCGCTGGCGGCGCGCCGCTGACCGCCGAGCAGATCAAATACACCCTGGCCACGATCCTGAAGGATCCGGCCGATCGCGATCTGGCCAAATGCGAGGAGATGTTCCAGACCTGTTATGCGTCCTCGGACTATAAGGAAGGCATCCGCGCCTTTGCCGAGAAGCGCAAGCCGGTGTTCACCGGCAGCTGA
- a CDS encoding GntR family transcriptional regulator yields MLLESGPLPLYHQLEQDLRARLHAGQYAPGDALPSEERICEQYGVSRITVRRALDALIAQGLIVKRRGVGSFVAEPKTGARTISLRGSLDEFLSGAGVMEPDRLSLTHDATNAQAAANLNLPEDAQLTRIELVSRIDGEPTAHLEIYFPHEVGRQLEHHDFLKAGVPIIRAVERRLNVRVSRAQQKIESSTAGEVAAAHLGLQPGDPVLFVTRVYYLASGQPIEAVFVRYHPARYSYVIEFNADGRGR; encoded by the coding sequence ATGCTGCTCGAATCCGGCCCGCTTCCGCTTTACCACCAGTTGGAACAGGACCTGCGTGCGCGCCTACACGCCGGTCAGTACGCCCCCGGCGACGCCCTGCCTTCCGAAGAGCGGATATGCGAGCAGTATGGCGTCAGCCGGATCACCGTGCGCAGGGCATTGGACGCGCTGATCGCCCAGGGGCTGATCGTCAAGCGGCGCGGGGTCGGCTCCTTCGTAGCGGAACCCAAGACCGGGGCCCGGACCATTTCCTTGCGGGGCTCGCTGGACGAATTCCTGTCGGGCGCCGGCGTGATGGAGCCCGATCGGCTGTCTCTGACGCACGACGCCACCAACGCCCAGGCCGCCGCGAACCTGAACCTGCCCGAAGATGCTCAGCTGACGCGGATTGAACTGGTCAGCCGGATCGACGGCGAACCGACGGCTCATCTGGAAATCTATTTCCCGCATGAGGTCGGGCGCCAGCTGGAGCATCACGACTTTCTGAAGGCGGGGGTGCCGATCATCCGGGCAGTCGAGCGGCGACTGAATGTTCGGGTCAGTCGCGCCCAGCAGAAGATTGAATCCAGCACCGCAGGCGAGGTCGCGGCGGCTCACCTGGGGCTGCAGCCTGGCGATCCGGTCCTGTTCGTCACCCGTGTCTACTATCTGGCCAGCGGCCAACCCATCGAAGCTGTATTCGTCCGCTACCATCCCGCGCGATACAGCTATGTCATTGAATTCAATGCGGACGGCCGCGGGCGATAA
- a CDS encoding Zn-ribbon domain-containing OB-fold protein — MDVTHPDSEFRAFLAEGRFMIQRSRGTGAFVFYPRAVAPGTGARDLEWVEASGRGIVYSTTVVRKRPPEPSYNVALIDLDEGVRMMSRVEGLDPEAVTIGMIVCARIIDQDGEPVVVFDPVEDGQ, encoded by the coding sequence ATGGACGTCACCCACCCCGATTCCGAGTTCCGCGCCTTCCTGGCCGAGGGGCGGTTCATGATCCAGCGCTCGAGGGGGACGGGGGCCTTCGTCTTCTATCCAAGGGCCGTCGCGCCGGGCACCGGTGCGCGCGACCTGGAATGGGTCGAGGCCTCGGGCCGGGGGATCGTCTATTCCACCACCGTGGTGCGCAAAAGGCCGCCGGAGCCCAGCTATAACGTCGCCCTGATCGACCTGGACGAGGGCGTCCGTATGATGAGCCGGGTCGAGGGACTGGACCCCGAAGCCGTGACCATCGGTATGATCGTCTGTGCACGGATTATCGATCAAGACGGTGAGCCGGTCGTTGTCTTCGATCCCGTGGAGGATGGCCAATGA
- a CDS encoding SDR family NAD(P)-dependent oxidoreductase yields MQDKIVVITGASGALGRVVAARAAALGARVVAVDHASEAPPGLAEALGEHGVIRGGVDLSDAAAAEAAITAAGSVDVLINIAGGFAWETVSDGEVATWDRLYRLNVVTALNACRAALPHLVASGAGRIVNIGANAAHKAATGMGAYAASKAGVHRLTEALAEEYKGRVTVNAVLPSIIDTPANRKDMPDADFGTWVTPDELAEVILFLASDAASAVTGALIPVTGRV; encoded by the coding sequence ATGCAGGACAAGATCGTCGTCATCACCGGAGCCTCCGGCGCGCTGGGGCGCGTCGTGGCTGCGCGAGCCGCCGCCCTAGGCGCGCGGGTCGTGGCGGTCGATCATGCGAGCGAGGCCCCGCCGGGCCTGGCCGAGGCCCTGGGCGAGCACGGCGTAATCCGGGGGGGCGTGGACCTGTCCGACGCCGCCGCCGCCGAGGCGGCCATCACGGCGGCCGGGTCGGTCGATGTCCTGATCAATATCGCGGGCGGCTTTGCGTGGGAGACCGTGTCGGACGGCGAGGTCGCGACCTGGGACCGGCTGTATCGGCTGAACGTCGTGACGGCGCTGAACGCCTGCCGGGCCGCCCTGCCGCATCTGGTTGCCAGCGGAGCAGGCCGGATCGTCAACATCGGGGCCAATGCCGCGCACAAGGCCGCGACCGGCATGGGGGCCTATGCCGCGTCCAAAGCCGGCGTGCATCGCCTGACCGAGGCCTTGGCCGAGGAGTACAAGGGCCGCGTCACGGTCAATGCCGTCCTGCCCTCCATCATCGACACTCCGGCCAATCGCAAGGATATGCCGGACGCCGATTTCGGAACCTGGGTCACACCGGATGAGCTGGCCGAGGTGATCCTGTTCCTGGCGTCTGATGCGGCCAGTGCCGTCACCGGGGCGCTGATCCCGGTTACTGGGCGGGTCTGA
- a CDS encoding crotonase/enoyl-CoA hydratase family protein: MSEPFALYETRGRIAVVTLNRPDTRNAIGEHSDCTDLVAAIERANADPAISVLVLTGAGSAFSAGGNLKGMRDRNGIGPLATPADTRDNYRRGVQKIALAFAGLEIATVAAVNGHAIGLGCDIACLCDLRVASDAAKFAASFVKMGIVPGDGGAWILPRAIGYANAAEMILTGDTYSAAEAKGMGLVNRVVPADQVLDQALALAERIAVNPPRAVRLAKRLLREGQHSRLADVLELSAAFQALAHETADHKEAVEAFLDKRPPQFTGA, translated from the coding sequence ATGAGCGAACCCTTCGCCCTTTACGAGACCCGTGGCCGTATCGCGGTCGTCACGCTGAACCGGCCCGACACGCGCAATGCGATCGGCGAACACTCCGACTGCACCGATCTGGTCGCGGCGATCGAGCGCGCGAACGCAGACCCGGCAATTTCTGTCCTGGTTCTGACCGGTGCCGGTTCGGCCTTTTCGGCCGGCGGCAATCTGAAGGGCATGCGCGACCGAAACGGCATCGGCCCCCTGGCCACGCCGGCCGACACCCGCGACAACTATCGGCGCGGCGTCCAGAAGATCGCCCTGGCTTTTGCCGGACTGGAGATCGCCACCGTGGCCGCCGTGAATGGCCATGCCATCGGCCTGGGCTGCGACATCGCCTGCCTGTGCGATCTGCGGGTGGCCTCGGACGCGGCCAAGTTCGCCGCCAGCTTCGTCAAGATGGGCATCGTTCCCGGCGACGGCGGAGCCTGGATCCTGCCGCGGGCCATCGGCTATGCCAATGCCGCCGAGATGATCCTCACCGGCGACACCTATTCGGCGGCAGAGGCCAAAGGCATGGGTCTGGTCAACCGGGTCGTCCCGGCCGACCAGGTGCTGGACCAGGCCCTGGCCCTGGCCGAGCGCATCGCCGTCAACCCGCCCCGCGCCGTGCGGTTGGCCAAGCGGCTGTTGCGCGAGGGTCAGCATTCGCGCCTGGCCGATGTGCTGGAACTATCCGCCGCCTTCCAGGCCCTGGCCCACGAGACCGCCGACCACAAGGAGGCCGTCGAGGCCTTTCTCGACAAACGCCCGCCGCAGTTCACCGGCGCCTGA
- a CDS encoding thiolase family protein, which translates to MSESVYILGIDMLKFGKYPDRTFAQLGGEAALLALDDAGLTVRDVQAMYCGSVFGAYDMTGQAVMREIGQTGIPVTNISNACATGASAFREAWIAIKSGLYDAVLAVGVEKMPRGMLGAGHETGISLEGLFGSASMPAVFAESGMEHAGKWGTTFEQFAKVSVKNHHHSTMNPKAVYQKETPLEEVMGSEMIAYPNTKLMCSVNVDGSAAAVLVSEKKAREMGMGRAIRVMASALASDPWNPRNPIMPDVNSVTRLAAQTAYDMAGIAPSDVSLVELHDCFATAELLHYENLQLCAPGQAGRLIDEGVTALGGRVPVNVSGGLLSKGHPLGATGIANMYEIALHLRGEAGARQVEGAKVGLTHVVGLGTASAVHLFEKA; encoded by the coding sequence ATGAGCGAGAGTGTCTATATCCTCGGCATCGACATGCTGAAGTTCGGCAAATACCCGGACCGCACCTTTGCCCAGTTGGGAGGCGAGGCAGCCCTTCTGGCGCTGGACGACGCCGGGCTGACCGTGCGCGATGTCCAGGCCATGTACTGCGGCTCGGTATTCGGGGCCTACGACATGACCGGACAGGCGGTCATGCGCGAGATCGGCCAGACCGGCATTCCGGTGACCAACATCTCCAACGCCTGCGCCACCGGGGCCTCAGCCTTCCGCGAGGCCTGGATCGCCATCAAGTCGGGCCTGTACGACGCGGTCCTGGCCGTTGGCGTCGAAAAGATGCCGCGCGGCATGCTGGGCGCTGGGCACGAGACCGGCATCTCGCTGGAGGGCCTTTTCGGCTCCGCCTCCATGCCTGCCGTCTTCGCCGAATCCGGGATGGAGCACGCCGGAAAATGGGGCACGACCTTCGAACAGTTCGCCAAGGTCTCGGTGAAGAACCACCATCACTCCACCATGAATCCCAAGGCCGTCTATCAGAAGGAGACGCCGCTGGAGGAGGTGATGGGCTCGGAGATGATCGCCTATCCCAACACCAAGCTGATGTGTTCGGTGAACGTCGACGGCTCGGCGGCGGCGGTGCTGGTCTCCGAGAAGAAGGCACGGGAAATGGGGATGGGCCGCGCGATCCGCGTCATGGCGTCCGCCCTGGCCTCCGATCCGTGGAACCCGCGCAATCCGATCATGCCCGACGTCAACAGCGTGACCCGGCTGGCGGCCCAGACCGCCTATGACATGGCCGGCATCGCCCCGTCCGACGTCAGCCTGGTGGAACTGCACGACTGTTTCGCCACGGCCGAGCTGCTGCACTACGAGAACCTTCAACTGTGCGCGCCCGGCCAGGCGGGACGGCTGATCGACGAAGGCGTAACGGCCCTGGGCGGCCGGGTGCCGGTCAATGTCTCGGGCGGGCTACTGTCCAAGGGGCACCCTCTGGGCGCCACCGGCATCGCCAATATGTATGAGATCGCCCTGCATCTGCGCGGCGAGGCGGGCGCGCGACAGGTCGAGGGGGCCAAGGTGGGCCTCACCCATGTCGTAGGCCTCGGAACGGCCTCGGCGGTTCACCTGTTCGAAAAAGCATGA
- a CDS encoding CaiB/BaiF CoA transferase family protein: MSSKALEGVRILDLSRVLAAPLASQLLADLGADVIKVERPGTGDESREYGPPFLNDSDGNPTSDAAFFLSCNRNKRSITVDLASPEGQEIVRRLAAQSDVVLENFKTGALKKYGLDYDSLKAINPGLIYCSITGFGQTGPMAQKPGYDGVFQAMGGMMSVSGLPDGVPGGGPMKVGISMVDILTSLYASSAILAALHHRDAGGGTGQHIDLSLLDCGVASLSHFAMSYLVSGEIPARRGNGGYGGVPSQTFRCSDRDIFLTAGNNVQFARLCRALDRPELAKDPRFDNTAGRICNRDALLEILDAVFATRTAEDWLARLDVADVPSSPVNDIADALANPQIVHRGMVREIDHPVAGKLKALSNPIRLSETPIEDYAPPPLVGEHTDAILASVGYEPDAVAALRRSRVI, from the coding sequence ATGTCGTCCAAGGCCCTGGAAGGCGTCAGGATCCTGGATCTCAGTCGGGTGCTGGCTGCGCCGCTGGCCAGTCAGCTGCTGGCTGATCTGGGCGCCGACGTGATCAAGGTCGAGCGCCCCGGGACCGGCGACGAAAGCCGGGAATATGGCCCGCCCTTCCTGAACGACAGCGACGGCAATCCGACCTCGGATGCAGCCTTCTTTTTGAGCTGCAACCGCAACAAGCGATCCATCACCGTCGATCTGGCCTCGCCCGAAGGGCAGGAGATCGTCCGTCGCCTGGCGGCCCAGAGCGATGTGGTGCTGGAGAACTTCAAGACCGGGGCGCTGAAGAAGTACGGCCTGGACTACGACAGTCTGAAGGCCATCAATCCGGGGCTGATCTATTGTTCGATCACCGGCTTCGGCCAGACCGGACCTATGGCGCAAAAGCCCGGATACGACGGCGTCTTTCAGGCCATGGGCGGGATGATGAGCGTCTCGGGTCTGCCCGACGGCGTGCCGGGCGGAGGGCCTATGAAAGTCGGCATCTCCATGGTCGACATCCTGACCAGCCTCTACGCCTCCAGCGCCATCCTGGCGGCTCTGCACCACCGCGACGCGGGCGGGGGGACCGGCCAGCACATCGACCTGTCACTGCTGGACTGCGGGGTGGCGTCGCTGAGCCACTTCGCCATGAGCTATCTGGTCTCAGGCGAGATTCCGGCCCGTCGGGGCAATGGCGGCTATGGCGGTGTGCCGTCGCAGACCTTTCGCTGTTCGGACCGGGACATCTTCCTGACGGCGGGCAACAATGTGCAGTTCGCACGTCTGTGCCGGGCGCTGGACCGGCCGGAGCTGGCCAAGGATCCGCGCTTCGACAATACGGCGGGGCGGATCTGCAATCGCGACGCCCTGCTGGAAATCCTGGATGCGGTGTTCGCGACGCGAACCGCCGAGGACTGGCTGGCGCGGCTGGACGTGGCCGATGTGCCTTCCAGCCCGGTCAATGACATCGCTGACGCCCTGGCCAATCCACAGATCGTGCATCGCGGCATGGTGCGAGAGATCGACCATCCGGTGGCCGGAAAGCTGAAGGCCCTGAGCAATCCCATCCGCCTGTCTGAGACCCCGATCGAGGACTATGCCCCGCCCCCGCTGGTGGGAGAGCATACAGACGCCATCCTGGCCTCGGTCGGATACGAGCCGGATGCCGTGGCTGCCCTGCGCCGATCGCGCGTCATCTGA
- a CDS encoding thiolase: protein MSGFPSGRTAVVGAATFGQGRAPGFEASDLAAIAAGLALEDAGLSLTDVDGLFFCHPTDTMGGLSFAQYLGIRPKVTDNNRTGGSAFQTYVEHAAFLLDAGLIDCALIAYGSNQATATGKLVSTVQPMRYEAPYRPLNPVSSYALATARHMHQYGTTREQLGAVALAAREWAQLNPEAFKRDPLTLDDYLASRRVSDPLTVLDCCLVTDGAAAIVMTRADRARDLKRKPVHVLGAAAETHHREIGWLDDLTVTAAQASGARAYAQAGLGPSDIDVVQVYDAFTINTILFLEDLGFCPKGEGGRFVQDGAIAPGGSLAVNTNGGGLSCCHPGMYGLFTLVEAVRQLRGECGDRQITGAERALAHGNGGVLSSQATVILGL from the coding sequence ATGAGCGGTTTCCCTTCCGGCCGCACGGCCGTCGTCGGGGCCGCCACCTTCGGCCAGGGACGCGCGCCCGGTTTCGAGGCTTCCGATCTGGCCGCCATCGCCGCCGGCCTGGCACTGGAAGATGCGGGCCTGAGCCTAACCGACGTCGACGGTCTATTCTTCTGTCACCCCACCGACACCATGGGCGGGCTGTCGTTTGCTCAGTATCTGGGTATTCGGCCCAAGGTCACCGACAACAACCGCACCGGCGGCTCGGCGTTTCAGACCTATGTCGAGCATGCCGCCTTCCTGCTGGATGCTGGGCTGATCGACTGCGCCCTGATCGCCTATGGGTCGAACCAGGCGACCGCGACGGGCAAGCTGGTCTCGACCGTTCAGCCGATGCGGTACGAAGCCCCCTATCGCCCGCTGAATCCGGTCAGCTCCTATGCCCTGGCGACCGCGCGCCACATGCATCAGTACGGCACCACACGCGAACAGCTGGGCGCCGTCGCCCTGGCCGCGCGCGAGTGGGCCCAGTTGAACCCCGAGGCATTCAAGCGAGACCCTCTGACGCTCGACGACTATCTGGCCTCGCGACGGGTCTCCGACCCGCTGACGGTGCTGGATTGCTGCCTGGTCACGGATGGGGCCGCTGCGATCGTCATGACCCGCGCCGACCGGGCCCGCGACCTGAAGCGCAAGCCGGTCCATGTCCTGGGCGCGGCCGCCGAGACCCACCATCGCGAGATCGGCTGGCTGGACGACCTGACGGTCACGGCGGCCCAGGCCTCGGGCGCGCGCGCCTATGCCCAGGCGGGGCTCGGCCCATCGGATATCGATGTGGTCCAGGTCTATGACGCCTTCACCATCAACACGATCCTGTTCCTGGAAGACCTGGGCTTCTGCCCCAAGGGCGAGGGTGGGCGGTTCGTCCAGGACGGTGCCATCGCACCGGGCGGATCTCTGGCGGTGAACACCAATGGCGGCGGCCTGTCCTGCTGCCATCCCGGCATGTACGGCCTGTTCACACTCGTCGAGGCCGTGCGCCAGTTGCGTGGCGAGTGCGGCGATCGTCAGATCACCGGGGCCGAACGCGCCCTGGCCCACGGCAACGGCGGCGTCCTGTCCAGCCAGGCCACGGTGATCCTGGGCCTCTGA
- a CDS encoding Zn-ribbon domain-containing OB-fold protein, with the protein MTDTAPQPLRPAQPYIRLDGDTPYVEGRLCSACGARTAAVHLACPGCGGRDTVQSYRAPTTGRLHAYSIVRRSYPGVPVPFVSAIVDLDDGLTLKGNLINVAPEPDALPVGMPVRMVFGDAMGRTDKDGASYVAFFFEPAA; encoded by the coding sequence ATGACCGATACCGCCCCCCAGCCCCTCCGCCCGGCCCAGCCCTATATCCGCCTGGATGGCGACACGCCCTATGTCGAGGGACGTCTGTGTTCGGCCTGCGGTGCCCGCACGGCTGCGGTGCATCTGGCCTGTCCGGGCTGCGGAGGCAGGGACACGGTCCAGTCCTATCGCGCGCCGACAACCGGCCGTTTGCATGCCTATTCGATCGTCAGACGGTCCTATCCCGGCGTTCCGGTGCCCTTCGTCTCGGCCATCGTGGATCTGGACGACGGACTGACCTTGAAGGGCAATCTGATCAATGTCGCGCCCGAGCCGGACGCCCTGCCTGTCGGCATGCCGGTGCGGATGGTGTTCGGCGACGCCATGGGCCGAACTGACAAGGACGGCGCGTCCTATGTCGCCTTCTTCTTTGAACCTGCAGCCTGA
- a CDS encoding IclR family transcriptional regulator, protein MVKSLDPKKIKSAQRALEVLEYFSDSRPTATVMDIARSMGYPQSSTSELLNCLVSLGYLERDRDARTYRPTARVAVIGSSVQPELFRKGRLLAILDHLSEEAGVTVTLAHKVGMSMQHIHVVRAADSAIEIPAATGLATSAPGKALLATFDPNLVRKLVHRINAEAPEGTARICATELADELRACAIQGYALHLEDGQASLSMLISQGRDAHALVLTIHGDATMFEAHRDWLLQMVRGAIARLTNPSMSRPLIEAPLTEAGVAEPMRRSA, encoded by the coding sequence ATGGTCAAGTCGCTGGACCCGAAGAAGATCAAGTCCGCACAGCGTGCGCTTGAGGTGCTGGAGTACTTTTCCGACAGCCGGCCGACGGCCACCGTCATGGATATCGCCCGGTCCATGGGCTATCCCCAGTCCAGCACGTCGGAACTGCTCAACTGTCTGGTTTCCTTGGGCTATCTGGAGCGCGACCGTGACGCGCGGACCTATCGCCCCACGGCCCGCGTCGCTGTGATCGGCTCCTCCGTCCAGCCGGAACTGTTCCGCAAAGGGCGCCTGTTGGCCATTCTGGACCACCTGTCAGAAGAGGCTGGCGTCACGGTGACCCTCGCGCACAAGGTCGGGATGTCGATGCAGCACATCCATGTGGTGCGGGCGGCCGACAGCGCGATCGAGATTCCCGCCGCCACAGGGCTGGCAACCTCGGCGCCCGGCAAGGCCCTGCTGGCGACCTTCGATCCGAACCTCGTCAGGAAGCTGGTGCACCGCATCAATGCCGAGGCCCCCGAAGGCACGGCCCGCATCTGTGCCACGGAGCTGGCCGACGAGCTGCGCGCCTGTGCCATTCAGGGCTATGCCCTGCACCTCGAGGACGGTCAGGCCAGCCTGTCGATGTTGATCTCCCAGGGCCGCGACGCCCATGCCCTGGTCCTGACCATCCATGGCGATGCCACGATGTTCGAGGCCCATCGCGATTGGCTGTTGCAGATGGTGCGCGGTGCGATCGCGCGCCTGACCAATCCGTCCATGAGCCGTCCCCTGATCGAGGCACCCCTGACCGAGGCGGGCGTCGCCGAACCGATGCGCCGCTCAGCCTGA
- a CDS encoding crotonase/enoyl-CoA hydratase family protein — MTYRGKWLNDPKEVLFEVADRVARITLNKPDKRNALSPQTLQDLHDALLEADDRLDVNVIILQGAGKDFCAGYDLAGVYAGRQAESEIEASAYRSSSGSYDDDAWFMERQQALTTVIFDLHKPVIARVHGNCLAGGTDLALMCDFVIVSDEAKIGFPATRANGSPPNHMWIYHCGPQWAKRMLMTGDSILGRDAVTIGLALESAPADQLDACVDELARRLSFVDNELLSAHKRIVNLALEVMGARTIQRLAAENDARAHLSKGPRRTQFKADMAEHGLKTALTHRDAPFGDGIVRLRRD, encoded by the coding sequence ATGACCTATCGCGGCAAGTGGCTGAACGATCCGAAGGAGGTCCTGTTCGAGGTCGCCGATCGCGTGGCGCGCATCACCCTGAACAAGCCCGACAAGCGCAACGCCCTGTCGCCCCAGACGCTGCAGGACCTGCACGACGCCCTCTTGGAGGCGGACGACCGGCTGGACGTCAATGTCATCATCCTTCAGGGCGCGGGCAAGGATTTCTGCGCCGGCTACGACCTGGCCGGGGTCTATGCGGGGCGTCAGGCCGAGAGCGAGATCGAGGCGTCCGCCTATCGCTCCTCCTCGGGCAGCTATGACGACGACGCCTGGTTCATGGAGCGGCAACAGGCCCTGACCACGGTCATCTTCGACCTGCACAAGCCGGTGATCGCGCGGGTGCACGGCAACTGTCTGGCGGGCGGCACGGACCTGGCCTTGATGTGCGATTTCGTCATCGTATCGGACGAGGCGAAGATCGGCTTTCCGGCCACCCGTGCCAACGGGTCGCCGCCAAACCATATGTGGATCTATCACTGCGGCCCGCAGTGGGCGAAGCGGATGCTGATGACCGGCGACAGCATCCTGGGGCGTGATGCAGTGACCATCGGCCTGGCCCTGGAATCGGCCCCGGCCGACCAGTTGGATGCCTGCGTCGACGAACTGGCGCGGCGATTGTCCTTCGTCGACAACGAGCTGCTGTCCGCCCACAAGCGGATCGTCAACCTGGCCCTGGAGGTCATGGGGGCCAGGACAATCCAGCGCCTTGCAGCCGAGAACGATGCCCGTGCCCACCTGTCCAAGGGGCCGCGCCGGACGCAGTTCAAGGCCGATATGGCCGAACATGGTCTGAAGACGGCCCTGACCCACCGCGATGCGCCGTTCGGCGACGGGATTGTGCGCCTGCGTCGGGATTGA
- a CDS encoding enoyl-CoA hydratase/isomerase family protein: MAIDLTIEGGIATVTINRPERKNAILLAMRLEIEAAFQKCQDDDQVRVIILTGAGSDFSAGADVSEMGGGGIRGSLYRMRHMHRMSRAIANTNKPVISAVEGVCIGMCWAMALSTDIIVAAENARFQFAFRHIGLAPDGGAAYLLSRHVPIQRAKEIMYSGRFVSGTEAHQLGLALYSTPPGEALAKARELAASFVDAPTIAIGMAKRQFEAAPAQNFDQALDFEANIQPLMVQTEDFREGTTAFKEKRKSAFVGN, from the coding sequence ATGGCCATCGACCTGACCATCGAGGGCGGCATCGCGACCGTCACCATCAACCGGCCGGAGCGCAAGAACGCCATCCTGTTGGCCATGCGCCTGGAGATCGAGGCGGCGTTCCAAAAGTGCCAGGACGACGACCAGGTGCGGGTCATCATACTGACCGGGGCGGGTTCGGACTTCAGTGCCGGTGCCGACGTCAGCGAGATGGGCGGCGGCGGGATCCGCGGATCGCTTTACCGGATGCGGCACATGCACCGGATGTCACGCGCCATCGCCAATACGAACAAGCCGGTCATCAGCGCGGTCGAAGGCGTCTGCATCGGCATGTGCTGGGCCATGGCCCTGTCCACGGACATCATCGTGGCCGCCGAGAACGCCCGCTTCCAATTCGCCTTCCGCCACATCGGCCTGGCTCCGGACGGCGGCGCGGCCTATCTGCTCAGCCGCCATGTCCCGATCCAGCGGGCCAAGGAGATCATGTATTCCGGCCGCTTCGTCAGCGGCACCGAGGCACATCAGCTGGGCCTGGCGCTCTATTCCACGCCGCCCGGCGAGGCGCTGGCCAAGGCCAGGGAACTGGCCGCCTCCTTCGTCGATGCCCCGACCATCGCCATCGGCATGGCCAAGCGCCAGTTCGAGGCCGCCCCGGCCCAGAACTTCGACCAGGCCCTGGATTTTGAGGCCAATATCCAGCCCCTGATGGTCCAGACCGAGGACTTCCGCGAGGGCACAACCGCCTTCAAGGAAAAGCGGAAATCCGCCTTCGTCGGCAACTGA